Proteins from a single region of Candidatus Margulisiibacteriota bacterium:
- the ssb gene encoding single-stranded DNA-binding protein codes for MYNKVFLIGNLTRDPELRYTTSGIPVARFAIAVNRFKKGGAAEGEQDVDFINIVAWRRLAEICGEYLKKGRPVAIEGRLQIRTFTGKDGQPRTMSEVVADGMQMLGQRSQPSTINSQQSSVEGGQKTEDKGQKTDEVVEDEIPF; via the coding sequence ATGTATAACAAAGTATTTCTAATCGGCAATTTGACGCGCGACCCGGAACTCCGCTACACGACCAGCGGCATCCCGGTCGCCCGTTTCGCTATCGCCGTCAACCGATTTAAAAAAGGGGGGGCGGCCGAAGGCGAGCAGGACGTTGATTTTATCAACATCGTTGCCTGGCGGCGTTTGGCCGAGATTTGCGGCGAATATTTGAAAAAGGGGCGGCCGGTGGCGATCGAGGGACGCCTGCAGATCAGGACCTTTACCGGCAAAGATGGCCAGCCGCGGACCATGTCGGAAGTCGTGGCTGACGGGATGCAGATGCTTGGGCAACGAAGTCAACCGTCGACAATTAACAGTCAACAGTCGTCAGTTGAAGGCGGACAGAAGACTGAAGACAAAGGACAGAAGACTGACGAAGTCGTCGAAGACGAGATCCCATTTTAA
- the ssb gene encoding single-stranded DNA-binding protein → MANLNRIILIGRLTADPELRSTNDGLPVAKFRLSVERPATSHGENGADFIDIVAWRGLAEVCGQHLKKGHLALVEGRIQNRSFEDQSGQRRWVTEVVAKSMTELEKGTGSRVKEEAKVAVDEVVDDSGLEGDLPF, encoded by the coding sequence TTGGCGAATCTAAATAGGATCATCCTGATCGGGCGGCTGACCGCCGACCCCGAGCTCCGCTCTACGAACGACGGCCTGCCGGTCGCCAAATTCCGTCTGTCGGTCGAGCGGCCGGCGACGAGTCACGGGGAAAATGGCGCCGATTTTATCGACATCGTGGCCTGGCGCGGGCTGGCCGAGGTCTGCGGCCAACATTTGAAAAAAGGGCATCTGGCCCTGGTCGAGGGACGGATCCAGAACCGCTCTTTCGAAGACCAATCCGGCCAACGGCGCTGGGTGACGGAAGTGGTGGCCAAGAGCATGACTGAATTGGAGAAGGGTACAGGGTCACGGGTCAAGGAAGAAGCAAAAGTGGCCGTTGACGAAGTCGTCGACGATTCCGGCCTGGAGGGCGACCTGCCGTTCTAA
- the rpsF gene encoding 30S ribosomal protein S6: MNPYELIIIMDPAHGEEKIGLVVGKVEEKIKELGGQIDKTEKWGTRRLQSILMKAKRLTQGYYVLVRFQSPPALPNQLIGYLKVNENIIRYLISQAVEPDAVRPERAERKDISGTPIEAVAVGEIKGEPLGESK; this comes from the coding sequence GTGAACCCGTACGAACTAATAATCATAATGGATCCCGCCCACGGCGAGGAAAAAATCGGGCTGGTGGTTGGCAAAGTCGAAGAGAAGATCAAGGAGCTGGGGGGCCAGATCGACAAGACGGAAAAATGGGGGACCCGGCGCCTGCAGTCGATATTGATGAAAGCCAAACGGCTGACCCAGGGCTATTACGTCCTGGTCCGCTTTCAGTCCCCGCCGGCGCTCCCTAACCAACTGATCGGCTACCTCAAGGTGAACGAGAACATTATCCGTTACCTTATTTCCCAGGCGGTAGAGCCGGACGCGGTGAGACCGGAACGGGCCGAGAGAAAGGATATCTCCGGGACGCCGATCGAGGCCGTGGCCGTCGGCGAGATTAAGGGAGAACCGCTTGGCGAATCTAAATAG
- the ychF gene encoding redox-regulated ATPase YchF, with the protein MGFTLGIVGLPNVGKSTLFNLLAQAKVDVSNYPFTTIKPNVGVVAVPDERVAQIAAVVGSAKTVPTVIGFYDIAGLVKGAHRGEGLGNQFLAHIREVNAIAHVVRCFPDPNITHVEGTVDPRRDIELINAELILADLATLESKLAPVKSALKIGDKNVLKYLHLLEKIKGELDSGRPARKVLPALSHEDLALLADLPLLTFKPVLYVANVDETGNRTEVDGVKALAAEENAGVVAICAKLEGEINELPPAEAEEYLKSVGLEDFALPRLIRAGYRLLDLITFFTANAKECRAWTVKQGTRAPRAVGQVHSAMEKGFIAAEVIGAAELVRAGSYAAARERGWLRTEGKEYQVKDGDLILVRFTP; encoded by the coding sequence ATGGGGTTCACGCTCGGTATCGTCGGTTTGCCTAACGTCGGTAAATCGACCCTTTTTAATCTTCTGGCCCAGGCCAAAGTAGACGTCTCCAACTATCCGTTCACAACTATTAAGCCGAATGTCGGCGTCGTCGCCGTGCCGGACGAGCGGGTCGCCCAGATCGCCGCGGTCGTTGGCTCGGCTAAAACCGTTCCGACTGTCATCGGGTTTTATGATATTGCCGGGCTGGTCAAAGGGGCGCATCGTGGGGAGGGACTCGGCAACCAATTTTTAGCGCACATCCGGGAGGTCAACGCCATTGCCCATGTGGTCCGTTGTTTTCCTGACCCCAATATTACCCATGTCGAGGGGACGGTCGACCCGCGGCGCGATATCGAGCTGATCAATGCCGAGCTTATCCTGGCCGACCTGGCCACGCTGGAGAGTAAATTAGCACCGGTTAAGAGCGCTCTTAAAATTGGCGACAAGAACGTCCTCAAATACCTCCATCTCCTGGAAAAGATCAAGGGAGAGCTTGACTCCGGCCGCCCGGCCCGTAAGGTCTTACCTGCTTTGAGCCATGAAGACCTGGCCCTGCTGGCCGATCTCCCCCTGCTGACCTTCAAGCCGGTCCTTTATGTCGCCAATGTTGATGAGACCGGCAACCGGACGGAAGTTGATGGGGTCAAAGCTCTGGCGGCAGAGGAAAATGCCGGGGTAGTGGCGATCTGTGCCAAACTGGAGGGGGAGATCAATGAACTCCCCCCGGCCGAAGCCGAGGAATACCTGAAAAGCGTCGGTCTGGAAGACTTTGCCCTCCCCCGCCTGATCCGGGCGGGCTACCGACTGCTCGATCTAATAACTTTTTTCACTGCTAACGCCAAAGAATGCCGTGCTTGGACGGTCAAGCAGGGGACCCGCGCCCCCCGGGCGGTCGGCCAGGTCCATTCGGCCATGGAAAAGGGCTTTATTGCCGCCGAGGTCATCGGCGCGGCTGAACTGGTCCGGGCCGGCTCATACGCCGCCGCCCGCGAGCGCGGTTGGCTCCGGACCGAGGGAAAAGAATACCAGGTCAAGGATGGCGACCTGATCTTAGTCCGCTTTACCCCCTGA